From the Alkalibacter rhizosphaerae genome, one window contains:
- a CDS encoding APC family permease: MDTLEKKYGLFTATAMVVGVVIGSGVFFKADDVLSMTDGNLILALIAWGIGAFSMIFGSLVFAEFAQRIERSNGIIDYTEEAYGPKAGYMVGWFNWILYFSPLAAILSWVSAMYTGILFGVQNPENAGITWLLAAGYMLLAYVLNALAPKLAGNLQVGTTVVKLVPLALIGVVGTIYGMKEGITMDNILVATQTLSRSRGTLASAVVSTAFAYEGWIIAVTINSEIKDARKNLPKALTLGAFIVFITYIAYFFGIAGVMPTEQIVSQGDQAVSLASNTLFGPLAATILLGFVVVSCLGTLNGLVLSTIRLPYSMAVRNQGPVPRYLSRIHPTIRMPLPAALLAGCISFGYLLLWHASLNGALGRFVALDEIPIVMVYGLYVFLYIWYMKRFRDLGWFKRFVIPTFALMGAMVILYGGASNPSIGMNLLISILVLVAGLLFYRKQ; this comes from the coding sequence TTGGATACATTGGAGAAAAAATATGGCTTGTTCACTGCAACAGCCATGGTGGTAGGTGTGGTCATTGGCAGCGGCGTCTTTTTCAAGGCTGACGACGTATTGTCCATGACCGATGGAAATCTTATATTGGCGTTGATCGCCTGGGGGATCGGTGCATTCTCCATGATCTTTGGATCCTTGGTTTTTGCAGAATTTGCACAACGGATCGAACGATCCAACGGGATCATTGATTATACGGAAGAAGCGTATGGTCCCAAAGCGGGATATATGGTAGGGTGGTTCAACTGGATCTTGTACTTTTCACCCCTGGCGGCCATTTTGTCTTGGGTATCCGCCATGTATACGGGGATCCTTTTTGGTGTACAAAATCCGGAAAACGCCGGGATCACATGGCTCCTTGCAGCAGGATACATGCTCTTGGCATATGTTCTCAATGCCCTTGCACCGAAACTTGCGGGGAACCTGCAAGTGGGGACCACTGTGGTCAAATTGGTACCATTGGCGTTGATCGGTGTGGTTGGTACCATTTATGGAATGAAAGAAGGCATCACCATGGATAATATCCTGGTCGCGACCCAAACACTTTCCAGATCCAGGGGGACCCTGGCTTCTGCCGTTGTTTCCACCGCCTTTGCCTATGAAGGTTGGATCATTGCCGTTACCATCAATTCGGAAATTAAAGATGCTCGAAAAAATTTGCCCAAGGCTTTGACCCTGGGAGCATTCATTGTTTTTATCACATACATTGCCTACTTTTTCGGGATCGCCGGAGTGATGCCCACGGAGCAGATCGTCAGCCAGGGGGATCAAGCCGTTTCCTTGGCGTCCAACACCCTGTTCGGCCCGTTGGCGGCGACGATCCTGCTGGGGTTTGTGGTGGTCTCTTGTCTGGGGACTTTGAATGGTCTGGTCCTGTCCACCATACGGCTGCCATACAGCATGGCGGTTCGAAACCAGGGCCCTGTTCCCCGGTACCTGTCCAGGATCCATCCTACGATCCGCATGCCCTTACCGGCTGCCCTGTTGGCCGGATGTATCTCCTTTGGCTATTTGTTGTTGTGGCATGCCAGTCTCAACGGGGCATTGGGTCGGTTCGTGGCTTTGGATGAGATCCCCATCGTCATGGTCTACGGACTCTATGTGTTTCTTTATATATGGTACATGAAACGATTTCGCGATCTTGGGTGGTTCAAACGATTTGTGATCCCCACTTTTGCCTTGATGGGGGCCATGGTGATCCTGTATGGTGGTGCCAGTAATCCAAGCATTGGAATGAATCTGTTGATCTCCATTCTAGTCTTGGTTGCCGGTCTGCTGTTTTATCGAAAACAGTAA
- the phoU gene encoding phosphate signaling complex protein PhoU, with protein sequence MRDKMQEQIMNINNMVTKMSSMVTEGIEMAFEAFENRDFVLAKEVLKRDLDINVVEEEIEDLCVKFAATQSPVASDLRRLITILKVVTDLERIGDYSCNIAEVVLEMGDTGKGLLVPRLKEMENEVKGMLKDSMAAYFDRNIELAKGTAGRDELVDDLYDDIYRYLLLSIKEEKADEDRIIGHILIGRYLERIADHATNICERLIFMQTGERMKF encoded by the coding sequence ATGAGAGATAAAATGCAGGAACAAATCATGAATATCAATAATATGGTAACGAAAATGAGTAGCATGGTGACGGAAGGGATCGAAATGGCTTTCGAAGCCTTTGAAAATAGAGACTTTGTTTTGGCCAAAGAAGTCTTGAAACGAGATTTGGACATCAATGTCGTGGAGGAAGAGATCGAAGATTTGTGCGTCAAATTTGCGGCCACCCAAAGTCCTGTTGCCAGTGATTTGCGCCGCCTGATCACCATCCTTAAAGTAGTGACGGATCTGGAACGGATCGGAGATTACAGCTGCAACATCGCAGAAGTGGTGCTGGAGATGGGTGATACAGGCAAAGGCTTGCTGGTGCCCCGATTGAAAGAAATGGAGAATGAAGTAAAAGGCATGCTCAAAGACAGCATGGCGGCTTACTTTGATCGAAACATCGAGCTGGCAAAAGGTACCGCCGGCAGGGATGAATTGGTGGATGATCTCTACGACGATATCTACCGCTATCTGCTGCTTAGCATCAAAGAAGAAAAGGCGGACGAAGACCGGATCATCGGTCATATTTTGATCGGAAGATACCTGGAGCGGATCGCCGATCATGCCACCAACATATGCGAACGCCTAATTTTCATGCAGACCGGGGAACGGATGAAGTTCTAA
- a CDS encoding monovalent cation/H+ antiporter complex subunit F yields MTTLNSTLLVISVYIFLVLIRVIMGPTIWDRLLGLNMITAKIIISIIVLAVLTERSYLLDIALVYSVLGFIGTVLIARFVERKGKI; encoded by the coding sequence ATGACTACTTTAAACAGTACACTGCTGGTCATTTCCGTGTACATTTTTTTGGTTCTGATCCGGGTGATCATGGGACCAACCATTTGGGATCGCCTGTTGGGCCTCAATATGATCACGGCAAAAATCATCATCTCCATCATTGTGTTGGCGGTATTGACGGAGCGGAGCTATTTATTGGACATCGCGTTGGTATATTCCGTACTGGGATTTATAGGTACTGTTTTGATCGCTCGTTTTGTGGAAAGGAAAGGGAAGATCTGA
- a CDS encoding PstS family phosphate ABC transporter substrate-binding protein, producing MKKWMALLLLMTMLLAVAGCGTTNNGDDNGDVLSGTVNVDGSGTVYPLMAHIAENYMTDVAPDVSVQVGRAGSSAGFKMFIPGETDLSDASRKIKDTEVEELAAKGWNMDEQIMEIKLAYDGLTMVINKDNDWARKMTREEVVNMYLSGQYKADDKVLWSDIRPEWPAEEIKFYGPNENHGTYEFFYEVILDEQEMVTTAKLEQEYSTLVDLVSKDKNAIAFFGFGYYVNNQDKLQAVKVDFGNGPVEPGLETIGEDLPYAGFTRLVYTYLNLEYAKEKPQLLDFAKFIVSEDGARKLAGDNGFAPLPDAIHDDYLSTLESIQ from the coding sequence ATGAAAAAATGGATGGCGCTGTTGTTGTTAATGACCATGTTGCTGGCGGTAGCAGGTTGCGGTACCACAAACAACGGAGATGATAATGGAGATGTTTTGAGCGGCACCGTCAACGTGGACGGATCCGGGACGGTTTATCCGCTGATGGCTCATATCGCTGAAAACTACATGACGGATGTGGCACCCGATGTGAGCGTGCAAGTGGGAAGAGCCGGTTCCAGTGCAGGATTTAAAATGTTCATTCCCGGAGAAACGGACTTGTCTGATGCTTCCAGAAAAATCAAAGATACGGAAGTGGAAGAGCTGGCAGCAAAAGGTTGGAACATGGACGAACAGATCATGGAAATAAAACTGGCCTATGATGGATTGACCATGGTCATTAATAAAGACAACGACTGGGCAAGAAAAATGACCCGGGAAGAAGTGGTCAACATGTATCTTTCCGGTCAATATAAAGCCGACGACAAAGTACTGTGGTCCGATATACGACCAGAATGGCCGGCGGAAGAAATCAAATTTTACGGACCAAACGAGAATCACGGAACCTACGAATTCTTTTACGAAGTGATCCTTGACGAACAGGAGATGGTCACTACTGCAAAGTTGGAGCAGGAGTATTCCACCTTGGTGGATCTGGTCTCAAAAGATAAAAACGCTATTGCATTTTTCGGATTTGGCTACTACGTGAACAATCAGGACAAACTGCAGGCAGTTAAGGTCGATTTTGGCAACGGTCCGGTGGAACCCGGCTTGGAAACCATTGGAGAAGATCTGCCATATGCAGGATTTACCAGATTGGTGTATACGTATCTGAATCTGGAATATGCCAAAGAAAAACCTCAATTGTTGGATTTTGCAAAGTTTATCGTCTCCGAGGATGGAGCGCGAAAGCTGGCCGGTGACAATGGGTTTGCACCATTGCCTGATGCGATCCACGACGATTACCTGAGTACGCTGGAATCGATCCAGTAA
- a CDS encoding MnhB domain-containing protein: MKSNSQIIARVTGLLYPFIILIGFYIIINGHVSPGGGFQGGAVLASAFISRYLVIPEESIRIKYMQTLEKVLFFCIILIPTLFLFSSTGNDSAMANTIYLVVMNLLIGLKVSSGLTIIFYRFVFYEGGE, encoded by the coding sequence ATGAAGAGTAATTCCCAGATCATAGCCAGGGTTACAGGTTTGCTCTATCCCTTTATCATCCTGATCGGGTTTTATATTATCATCAATGGTCATGTCAGCCCAGGAGGGGGGTTTCAAGGCGGTGCCGTGCTGGCTTCCGCTTTTATCAGCAGATACCTGGTGATTCCGGAAGAAAGCATTCGAATCAAGTATATGCAAACCTTGGAAAAAGTTCTCTTCTTTTGCATCATTCTGATTCCGACCCTCTTCTTGTTTTCATCCACAGGCAACGACAGCGCTATGGCCAATACGATCTATCTGGTCGTCATGAATCTGTTGATCGGATTGAAAGTTTCCAGTGGTCTGACCATCATATTCTACCGATTTGTCTTTTACGAAGGAGGAGAATAA
- the pstC gene encoding phosphate ABC transporter permease subunit PstC, whose product MNNVKVREIIQNNATRKNHRLDRVMPTFFLVMALLSVATTIGIVLTLVTDASKFFASVPLREIFSTKLAPLSAQPSYGILPLLMGTAMTTLVAILVAVPIGMAAAVYLSQFASPKLRKVLKPVLEVLAGIPTIVYGFFAYSFVTPLLMNLIPSLEPKNALSPGIVMGIMIIPMVASLSEDAMNAVPEIMREGAYGLGSTKLEVATKVVIPSAISGILASIVLAVSRAVGETMIVTIASGSTKNFTFDITKSMQTMTAYIVEFTSGDAASGTTGYYSLYAVGLILFLFTMVVNLIAQYISKKLREEY is encoded by the coding sequence ATGAATAATGTGAAAGTTCGAGAGATCATACAAAACAATGCAACAAGGAAAAATCACCGGTTGGACCGGGTCATGCCCACCTTTTTTTTGGTGATGGCCTTGTTATCCGTTGCCACCACCATCGGCATCGTGCTGACCTTGGTCACGGATGCATCCAAGTTTTTTGCGTCGGTGCCACTGCGGGAAATATTCAGTACAAAACTGGCGCCTCTTAGTGCCCAACCTTCCTATGGGATCCTGCCTTTGCTCATGGGAACGGCCATGACCACCCTGGTGGCCATTTTGGTGGCAGTCCCCATTGGGATGGCAGCAGCTGTTTACTTGAGCCAGTTTGCATCCCCAAAATTGCGAAAAGTCTTAAAACCGGTTCTGGAGGTGCTGGCGGGGATTCCCACCATCGTGTATGGTTTTTTTGCCTATTCCTTCGTTACACCCTTGTTGATGAACCTGATCCCTTCTTTGGAACCAAAGAATGCCCTCAGCCCCGGCATCGTCATGGGGATCATGATCATCCCCATGGTAGCATCCTTGTCGGAAGACGCCATGAATGCAGTTCCGGAGATCATGCGAGAAGGAGCCTACGGTTTGGGTTCCACTAAATTGGAAGTGGCGACAAAGGTGGTGATCCCGTCGGCGATCTCAGGGATCCTGGCTTCCATCGTCCTGGCCGTTTCCAGAGCGGTGGGAGAGACCATGATCGTGACCATCGCCAGCGGGAGTACGAAGAATTTTACCTTTGACATTACAAAATCCATGCAGACCATGACGGCCTACATTGTAGAGTTTACCAGTGGAGATGCAGCCAGCGGGACGACGGGATATTATAGTTTATATGCAGTGGGATTGATCCTGTTTTTATTTACCATGGTGGTCAATTTGATCGCCCAGTACATCAGCAAAAAACTGCGGGAGGAGTATTGA
- the pstB gene encoding phosphate ABC transporter ATP-binding protein PstB produces the protein MKKDREIVFDTKGLNLWYGDDQALKNIDLSIEENQVTAIIGPSGCGKSTYIKTLNRMVENIPIVKTTGEILYHGQNIFDKSVRVEELRTKVGMVFQKPNPFPKSIFENVVYGPRIHGIRDKNLLMEIAETSLRAAALWDEVKDRLNDNAYGLSGGQQQRLCIARCLAVQPDVILMDEPTSALDPIATFKIEELIDSLKKDYTIAIVTHSMQQAARISDKTAFFLLGELVEFDNTSVIFSNPRDQRTEDYITGRFG, from the coding sequence ATGAAAAAAGATCGGGAGATCGTTTTTGATACGAAGGGATTAAACCTATGGTATGGAGACGATCAAGCGTTGAAAAATATCGATTTGTCCATCGAAGAGAATCAGGTCACCGCCATCATTGGTCCATCCGGGTGTGGGAAGTCCACCTACATTAAGACACTGAACCGGATGGTGGAGAATATCCCCATCGTAAAAACCACAGGAGAGATCCTCTATCACGGACAAAACATCTTTGACAAGTCGGTGCGGGTGGAAGAACTTCGCACCAAAGTGGGTATGGTTTTTCAAAAACCCAACCCGTTTCCCAAGTCCATCTTTGAAAATGTGGTCTATGGTCCAAGGATCCATGGGATCCGGGATAAAAACCTTCTTATGGAGATAGCGGAAACCAGCCTCCGGGCAGCAGCCTTGTGGGACGAAGTGAAGGATCGGCTAAACGACAATGCCTACGGACTTTCCGGCGGACAACAGCAACGGTTGTGCATCGCCCGGTGTTTGGCCGTTCAGCCCGATGTCATCTTGATGGATGAACCCACATCTGCACTGGATCCCATAGCAACCTTCAAAATAGAGGAGTTGATTGATTCTCTGAAGAAGGACTACACCATTGCCATCGTCACCCACTCCATGCAGCAGGCTGCCAGGATATCGGACAAAACAGCCTTTTTCCTGTTGGGTGAGTTGGTCGAATTTGACAATACCTCTGTCATTTTCTCCAATCCAAGGGATCAGCGCACGGAAGATTACATAACCGGTCGATTCGGTTGA
- a CDS encoding sodium:proton antiporter, translated as MEFLDWINGENISILLFFLGVYGLIARRNIVKSIISLGIMQMATILYFISANVEPGSIPPIGQLPVGAMVADPLPQALMITDIVIGVGVTAAGLTMFIHLYHRYGSTNWMKVKKKRVK; from the coding sequence ATGGAGTTTTTGGATTGGATCAACGGAGAAAACATCAGTATTCTTCTGTTTTTTCTGGGTGTCTACGGATTGATCGCAAGACGAAATATCGTCAAGTCCATCATTTCCCTCGGCATCATGCAAATGGCGACGATCTTATATTTCATATCGGCGAATGTGGAACCGGGAAGCATTCCCCCCATTGGGCAGTTGCCTGTGGGTGCAATGGTTGCGGACCCGCTACCCCAAGCTTTGATGATCACGGACATCGTTATCGGTGTTGGTGTGACGGCAGCCGGACTTACCATGTTCATTCATTTGTATCATCGGTATGGTTCGACGAACTGGATGAAGGTGAAGAAAAAAAGGGTGAAATAA
- a CDS encoding Na(+)/H(+) antiporter subunit B: protein MVEKVFLILMVLLAMLSLNTPKLRRAVIYLGILSLASSFIYLLYGAPDVAIAEAIIGSAISTVLYLVALKKYHVFTIYYTNANYNQITDSQITRGRAQVLRDVEKFFAEREMEPQIIYTTHDYRFVLENRNFDLLIHQDFDEVYFYGNKEDYQVDAFEEHVQKEPYDPLRSKFIRHEAGGGK from the coding sequence GTGGTTGAAAAAGTGTTTTTGATCCTGATGGTCTTGTTGGCCATGCTGTCTCTGAATACTCCGAAACTTCGTAGGGCTGTCATATATCTGGGGATCCTGTCTTTGGCCAGTTCTTTTATCTATCTTCTTTATGGAGCGCCGGATGTAGCCATTGCGGAAGCGATCATCGGAAGTGCCATCTCTACGGTTTTGTATCTGGTCGCACTAAAAAAATATCACGTGTTCACCATTTATTACACCAATGCCAATTACAACCAGATCACGGACAGTCAGATCACCAGAGGCCGTGCCCAAGTACTGCGGGATGTGGAAAAGTTTTTTGCGGAGAGAGAGATGGAGCCTCAAATCATCTACACCACCCACGACTATCGATTTGTGCTGGAAAACAGGAATTTTGATCTGTTGATCCATCAGGATTTTGATGAAGTATATTTTTACGGGAATAAGGAAGACTACCAGGTGGATGCCTTTGAAGAACACGTACAAAAGGAACCATACGATCCATTGCGTTCCAAATTCATACGACATGAGGCAGGTGGTGGAAAATGA
- a CDS encoding Na+/H+ antiporter subunit E: MNVFKRYWMLILVFTIMWVILNEKADAGVMLSGVVFSAIALFLTDFFLLEKHYADEYSLKPFILVKYLFFLIFQIYKSGLSAIKIVLHRKYEVHIFDFESDLDDDLAVCLLANSITLTPGTVTANKKDKRLKILAFVAPEMEKMDVSVFQEFEKILRGLRR, translated from the coding sequence ATGAATGTATTTAAACGGTATTGGATGTTAATCCTGGTTTTTACCATAATGTGGGTCATACTCAACGAGAAAGCCGATGCGGGAGTGATGTTGTCCGGAGTGGTGTTTTCTGCGATTGCGTTGTTTTTGACCGACTTTTTTCTTTTGGAAAAACATTATGCTGACGAATACTCCCTAAAACCCTTTATTCTTGTCAAATATCTTTTCTTCCTGATTTTTCAAATCTACAAATCCGGGCTTTCTGCAATCAAAATCGTTCTGCACCGAAAATATGAAGTCCACATCTTCGATTTTGAATCGGATCTGGATGACGATCTGGCTGTTTGTCTTTTGGCAAATTCCATCACCCTGACACCAGGTACTGTAACGGCGAACAAGAAGGACAAACGATTGAAAATATTGGCTTTTGTAGCACCGGAAATGGAGAAGATGGATGTTTCCGTATTTCAGGAGTTCGAGAAGATCTTAAGAGGACTGAGACGATGA
- a CDS encoding complex I subunit 5 family protein: protein MVDLHWLVLFPVIVGSLGMLIPAKTGRRMTLALHGVLLLNATILLSRVRVEGTIVEHVGNWPTFIGITLRADLLAASMVWLTSFLFLMTVLFNYRKKYSDRLFLFLFTVLEGLITGIFLSNDLFNIFVLVEVATVVISILIMYKQDSRSIYDGMLYLLINIVGMSFFLFGLGMLYKRLGVIDLTGLKLAVSQLDSAKGILLPYAFIITAVSLKSALMPLFSWLPKAHGTPSAPSIVSAVLSGLYVKNGLYLFIRIQDVFSSVLDTSDFFLLMGFITAVIGFLLAIAQKDMKLILAYHTVSQIGLIMMGLNMGRIHTYWGAVYHILNHAVFKTALFLTAGMIIDEYGTRNVYEVKGLMRKMPAVGMATLFAILGITGAPLFNGSISKYLLSYGATGSWVEYGLILVNLGTIVSFIKYGTMLFGGEKGVNRAKCDPLRKAVVMVMGSLCLVGGIFGRIIIQEVYNVTFVVDPLAYWMKTLIFLGSVVVASLLYFGILRKRNYLAILNSFELSFNGVCGTIAGFFVLILVYVGSIV from the coding sequence ATGGTAGATCTGCATTGGTTGGTTCTTTTCCCCGTCATAGTGGGAAGCTTGGGAATGCTGATCCCGGCAAAAACAGGAAGAAGAATGACGCTTGCACTCCACGGAGTGTTGCTTTTGAATGCCACGATTCTATTGAGTCGCGTCCGGGTGGAAGGGACCATTGTAGAACATGTGGGCAATTGGCCGACCTTTATTGGGATCACATTGCGGGCCGACCTGCTGGCAGCTTCCATGGTGTGGCTGACATCGTTTCTGTTTTTGATGACCGTCTTGTTCAATTATCGGAAAAAATACAGCGATCGGTTGTTCTTGTTTCTATTTACCGTACTGGAAGGTCTGATCACCGGTATTTTTCTATCCAATGATCTCTTTAATATTTTTGTTTTGGTCGAGGTTGCTACGGTAGTGATCAGCATCCTGATCATGTACAAGCAAGACAGCAGGTCCATATATGATGGAATGCTGTATTTGTTGATCAATATTGTAGGCATGTCCTTTTTCCTCTTTGGTTTGGGAATGCTTTACAAGCGCCTTGGAGTTATCGATCTGACGGGATTGAAGCTAGCCGTTTCCCAGCTGGACTCTGCAAAAGGGATCCTTCTTCCCTATGCCTTCATTATCACAGCAGTCAGTTTGAAGTCTGCATTGATGCCCTTGTTTAGCTGGCTACCCAAAGCCCACGGCACGCCAAGTGCTCCATCCATCGTTTCGGCGGTTCTTTCCGGATTGTATGTAAAAAATGGATTGTATCTTTTTATTCGGATCCAGGATGTGTTCTCATCCGTACTGGACACATCAGACTTCTTTTTGTTGATGGGATTCATCACGGCGGTGATCGGTTTCTTATTGGCCATTGCCCAAAAGGATATGAAATTGATTTTGGCCTATCATACGGTCTCCCAGATCGGTTTGATCATGATGGGGCTGAATATGGGGAGGATCCACACCTACTGGGGTGCCGTTTACCACATTTTGAATCATGCCGTGTTCAAAACCGCTCTCTTTCTGACGGCAGGCATGATCATCGACGAATACGGCACCAGAAATGTTTATGAAGTGAAAGGCCTTATGAGAAAGATGCCCGCCGTAGGGATGGCTACTCTCTTTGCCATTTTGGGGATCACCGGGGCCCCATTGTTCAACGGCAGCATTTCAAAGTACCTCTTGTCCTATGGCGCAACGGGCAGCTGGGTGGAATACGGGCTGATCTTAGTCAATCTGGGTACCATTGTTTCCTTTATCAAATATGGAACCATGCTTTTTGGGGGAGAAAAGGGTGTGAATCGAGCCAAATGCGATCCTTTAAGAAAAGCAGTGGTCATGGTCATGGGATCCTTGTGCCTTGTTGGCGGGATATTTGGACGCATCATCATTCAAGAGGTATATAATGTTACCTTTGTGGTGGACCCTTTGGCCTACTGGATGAAGACCCTTATATTTTTGGGATCGGTGGTTGTGGCAAGTCTCCTGTATTTTGGCATATTGCGAAAAAGAAATTATTTGGCCATTCTCAATTCTTTTGAATTGTCCTTCAACGGTGTGTGCGGAACCATCGCAGGTTTTTTTGTTCTGATCTTGGTTTATGTAGGGTCCATAGTTTGA
- the pstA gene encoding phosphate ABC transporter permease PstA, translating into MAKHVFSLAVVFAFVVLLLLLFNVGKDSIGWLTPGFLTRNLSIFPEKAGIWGAIKGSVYLMLIVIPTTLVLGVSTAIYLEEYASRGKVANFIRVNISNLASVPSVIFGLLGLAIFSRFLGLGSSILAGGLTMSLLVLPIVVVASQEAVRAVPGFLRDASYAMGADKWTTIRKVVLPVALPGILTGSILAMSRAIGETAPLVVLGIPTLIRKIPTSIMDDFTALPIQIYYWTLDTVLTPEYANLAAATIVVLLLVLFLMNAAAIIIRNKFQKKF; encoded by the coding sequence ATGGCGAAGCATGTTTTTTCCCTGGCCGTGGTATTTGCTTTCGTGGTTTTGCTGCTGTTGTTGTTCAACGTGGGAAAAGACAGCATCGGCTGGCTGACCCCCGGATTTTTGACGCGAAACTTGTCCATTTTCCCGGAAAAAGCGGGTATATGGGGCGCCATCAAGGGTTCGGTGTATTTGATGCTGATCGTGATACCGACCACCCTGGTTTTGGGGGTGTCGACGGCCATTTATTTGGAGGAGTATGCGTCCAGGGGGAAAGTGGCAAACTTTATCCGTGTGAACATTTCCAATCTGGCCAGCGTCCCCTCCGTCATTTTCGGCTTGTTGGGATTGGCGATTTTCAGCCGGTTTTTGGGTCTTGGGTCCAGCATTTTGGCAGGGGGGTTGACCATGTCCCTGTTGGTTTTGCCCATAGTGGTGGTGGCAAGCCAGGAAGCGGTCCGTGCCGTGCCCGGATTTTTGAGGGATGCCTCTTATGCCATGGGCGCCGATAAATGGACCACCATTCGAAAAGTGGTGCTGCCTGTTGCATTGCCGGGGATTTTGACCGGCTCCATCCTTGCCATGTCCCGTGCCATCGGAGAGACTGCGCCACTGGTGGTGTTGGGGATCCCGACCTTGATTCGAAAGATCCCCACCAGCATCATGGATGACTTTACGGCATTGCCCATCCAGATCTACTATTGGACATTGGATACGGTACTAACGCCGGAATATGCCAACCTGGCGGCGGCCACCATCGTGGTTTTGCTGCTGGTATTGTTCCTGATGAATGCAGCGGCGATCATCATACGCAACAAGTTTCAGAAAAAATTTTAG
- the mnhG gene encoding monovalent cation/H(+) antiporter subunit G, with translation MLLILSNVMIAVALFFMAFGIIGIFRFDDFYSRILISSKVETVGFITMLLGMMLRTGWDYSTLKILLIGLMAIITNPLSTHAVARSAYISGYKTGREKKDRG, from the coding sequence ATGTTGCTGATACTGTCAAATGTCATGATCGCCGTAGCCTTGTTTTTTATGGCATTCGGCATCATCGGAATATTTCGTTTTGATGATTTCTATTCCAGGATCCTGATCTCTTCCAAGGTGGAAACGGTGGGATTTATCACCATGTTGCTTGGGATGATGCTTCGGACCGGATGGGATTATTCTACGTTGAAGATCTTGCTGATCGGACTGATGGCGATCATCACCAATCCCCTATCCACCCATGCGGTAGCTCGTTCTGCCTATATCAGCGGGTATAAAACAGGAAGGGAGAAGAAGGATCGTGGTTGA